From Mus musculus strain C57BL/6J chromosome 8, GRCm38.p6 C57BL/6J, a single genomic window includes:
- the Carmil2 gene encoding capping protein, Arp2/3 and myosin-I linker protein 2 isoform X4 produces the protein MAQTPDDISCELRGEITRFLWPKEAELLLKTWLPQEGAEQSHILALLRWRAYLLHTCLPLRVDCTFSYLEVQAMALQETPPRVTFELESLPELVLEFPCVAALEQLAQHVAAAIKKVFPRSTLGKLFRKPTPSSLLARLERSHPLESTIPSSPCGGFLETYEALCDYNGFPFREEIQWVRDVDTIYHRQGCRHFCLGDFSHFGSRDLALSVAALSYNLWFRRLSCEDMKLSLEVSEQILHMTSQSSYLEELVLEACGLRGDFVRRLAQALAGHFNSGLRELSLSGNLLDDRGMAALSRHLEHCPGALRRLSLAQTGLTPRGMRALGRALATNATFDSTLTHLDLSGNPGALGPSQDSGGLYTFLSRPNVLAYLNLAGTDATLGTLFTALAGGCCSSLTHLEASRNIFSRMKSQAAPAALQRFLGGTRMLRHLGLAGCKLPPEALRALLEGLALNTQIHDLHLDLSACELRSVGAQVIQDLVCDAGALSSLDLSDNGFGSDMVTLVLAIGRSRSLKHVALGRNFNVRCKETLDDVLHRIAQLMQDDDCPLQSLSVAESRLKQGASILIRALGTNPKLTALDISGNAIGDAGAKMLAKALRVNTRLRSVIWDRNNTSALGLLDVAQALEQNHSLKSMPLPLNDVTQAHRSRPELTTRAVHQIQACLWRNNQVDSTSDLKPCLQPLGLISDHSEQEVNELCQSVQEHMELLGCGAGPQGEVAVHQAEDAIQNANFSLSILPILYEAGRSPSHHWQLQQKLESLLGQVGEICRQDIQDFTQTTLDTTRSLCPQMLQTPGWRKQLEGVLVGSGGLPELLPEHLLQDAFSRLRDMRLSITGTLAESIVAQALAGLHAARDRLVERLTQQAPVTMAPAVPPLGGNELSPLETGGLEELFFPTEKEEEREKDESSSWKWLEPSNCFHLVSSLHGAAEEAERDPELAAPGEDAEPQAGPSARGSPSPAAPGPPAGPLPRMDLPPAGQPLRHPTRARPRPRRQHHHRPPPGGPQVPPALLQEGNGLTARVDEGVEEFFSKRLIQQDHFWAPEEDPATEGGATPVPRTLRKKLGTLFAFKKPRSTRGPRPDLETSPGAAARARKSTLGDLLRPPARPGRGEEPGGAEGGTSSPDPARRNRPRYTRESKAYSMILLPAEEEAAVGTRPDKRRPLERGDTELAPSFEQRVQVMLQRIGVSRASGGAESKRKQSKDGEIKKAGSDGDIMDSSTETPPISIKSRTHSVSADPSCRPGPGGQGPESATWKTLGQQLNAELRGRGWGQQDGPGPPSPCPSPSPRRTSPAPDILSLPEDPCLGPRNEERPLRLQRSPVLKRRPKLEAPPSPSLGESGHGPAGMLIRLLSTSLALFLSITLHRLWPWIQASSSVPHRTLQP, from the exons GAAGCTATTCCGGAAGCCCACACCCTCGTCTCTGCTGGCTCGACTGGAGAGAAGCCATCCCTTAGAGTCCACCATACCCAGCAGTCCGTGCG GTGGCTTCTTGGAAACATACGAAGCTCTGTGCGATTACAATGGCTTCCCATTCCGAGAGGAGATTCAGTGGGTGAGG GATGTGGACACTATCTACCATCGCCAGGGCTGCCGCCACTTCTGCCTTGGAGATTTCAGCCACTTTGGCAGCCG AGACCTGGCTTTGAGTGTAGCTGCCTTATCTTATAACCTGTGGTTCCGGCGCCTCTCCTGCGAGGACATGAAGCTG AGCCTGGAGGTCTCAGAACAGATTCTGCACATGACGAGTCAATCTTCCTATTTGGAGGAGCTGGTGTTGGAGGCTTGTGGTCTGCGAGG AGACTTCGTTAGGCGACTAGCCCAGGCCCTGGCAGGACATTTTAATTCTGGACTTCGGGAGCTCAGCCTGTCTGGGAACTTGCTGGATGACAGAG GTATGGCTGCACTCAGCAGACACCTAGAGCATTGTCCAGGAGCCTTGAGGAGACTCAGCCTAGCACAGACAGGCTTGACACCTCGAG GAATGAGAGCTCTAGGCAGGGCACTGGCAACGAATGCCACCTTTGACTCTACCCTGACCCACCTGGATCTTTCTGGGAACCCTGGGGCACTGGGACCCTCACAGGATAGTGGG GGCCTGTATACTTTCCTGAGCCGTCCTAACGTCCTGGCGTATTTGAATCTTGCAGGCACTGACGCCACGCTAGGCACG CTCTTCACGGCCTTAGCTGGTGGCTGCTGCTCCAGCCTCACCCATCTGGAAGCTTCAAGGAATATCTTCTCTCGCAT GAAGTCCCAAGCGGCACCAGCCGCGCTGCAACGCTTCCTTGGCGGTACCAGGATGCTACGGCACCTGGGCCTGGCGGGCTGCAAGCTGCCACCTGAAGCGCTCAG GGCCCTTCTAGAAGGTCTTGCACTCAACACTCAGATCCATGATCTGCACCTAGACCTCAGCGCGTGTGAG CTCCGCTCCGTGGGTGCCCAGGTGATACAAGACTTGGTTTGTGATGCGGGTGCCTTGAGTTCCTTGGATCTGTCGGATAATG GCTTTGGCTCCGACATGGTGACACTGGTGCTTGCCATCGGGAGGAGCCGGTCTCTGAAACACGTGGCCCTTGGAAGGAACTTCAACGTTCGGTGCAA GGAGACCCTGGACGATGTCCTGCATCGGATAGCCCAGCTAATGCAGGATGACGACTGT CCTTTGCAGTCACTATCCGTGGCTGAGTCGCGGTTGAAGCAGGGTGCCAGCATCCTGATCCGGGCTTTGGGCACCAATCCTAAACTGACAGCGCTGGATATCAGTGGCAATGCCATAGGGGATGCTGGGGCCAAGATGCTAGCCAAGGCTCTACGCGTCAACACCAGGCTACG GTCTGTGATCTGGGACCGGAACAACACATCTGCTCTGGGCCTGCTGGATGTGGCGCAAGCCCTGGAACAGAACCACAGCCTCAAGTCCATGCCGCTGCCACTGAATGACGTAACCCAGGCTCATCGCAGCCGGCCAGAACTCACAACTCGAGCGGTCCATCAG ATCCAAGCCTGTCTCTGGAGGAACAACCAAGTAGACTCTACTTCGGACCTCAAGCCCTGCCTTCAGCCCTTAGGTCTGATTTCAGACCACTCAGAGCAG GAGGTGAACGAGCTATGCCAGTCAGTACAGGAGCATATGGAGCTGCTGGGCTGTGGGGCTGGGCCCCAGGGTGAGGTTGCCGTGCACCAGGCTGAGGACGCCATCCAGAATGCCAACTTCTCTCTCAGT ATCCTCCCCATTCTCTATGAGGCTGGGAGATCCCCAAGCCACCACTGGCAGCTGCAGCAGAAGCTAGAGAGCCTCCTGGGTCAGGTGGGCGAGATCTGCCGCCAGGACATCCAG GACTTCACTCAGACCACCCTGGATACCACAAGGAGCCTCTGCCCACAGATGTTGCAGACACCTGGCTGGAGGAAGCAGCTAGAGGGAGTTCTGGTGGGCTCCGGGGGCCTCCCAGAGCTGCTTCCGGAACATCTGCTGCAAGATGCCTTCTCTAGGCTGAG GGACATGCGCCTGTCAATCACTGGGACCCTAGCAGAGAGCATTGTGGCTCAGGCTCTTGCAGGTCTTCATGCAGCCCGAGATCGACTG GTGGAGAGGCTAACTCAGCAGGCACCAGTGACCATGGCCCCTGCTGTACCACCACTGGGTGGAAATGAGCTCAGCCCCCTTGAGACTGGGGGATTGGAAGAGCTTTTCTTTCCCacggagaaggaagaggagagagaaaag GATGAGAGTTCTTCATGGAAATGGCTTGAGCCTAGTAACTGTTTTCACCTGGTCTCCTCCCTTCATG GTGCTGCTGAGGAAGCGGAACGGGACCCCGAGCTGGCAGCTCCGGGGGAAGATGCAGAGCCGCAGGCTGGGCCGTCTGCACGCGGCTCTCCAAGCCCCGCCGCCCCGGGGCCACCCGCCGGCCCTCTGCCTCGCATGGACCTGCCACCCGCCGGGCAACCCCTACGCCACCCAACCCGAGCCCGACCGAGACCACGTCGCCagcaccaccaccgcccgccGCCGGGGGGCCCCCAG GTGCCCCCAGCCCTGCTTCAAGAAGGAAATGGGCTCACTGCTCGCGTGGATGAGGGTGTGGAGGAGTTCTTCTCCAAAAGGCTGATCCAGCAGGATCACTT CTGGGCCCCAGAGGAGGATCCAGCCACTGAGGGTGGTGCCACTCCTGTCCCCCGCACACTTCGAAAGAAGCTGGGTACGCTCTTTGCCTTTAAGAAACCTCGTTCAACAAGGGGTCCGCGACCTGACCTGGAGACCAGCCCTGGAGCAGCAGCTCGAGCCAGAAAATCCACACTTGGGGATCTCCTGCGACCACCGGCCCGTCCAGGCCGTGGTGAGGAACCTGGAGGGGCGGAAGGCGGCACCAGCAGCCCTGACCCTGCTCGCAGAAATCGGCCTCGGTACACGCGGGAAAGCAAGGCCTACTCCATGATCCTGCTACCTGCTGAGGAGGAAGCAGCCGTGGGTACCAGACCTGATAAG AGGCGGCCTCTGGAACGGGGAGACACAGAACTGGCTCCATCTTTTGAGCAGCGGGTACAAGTGATGCTACAGAGGATCGGCGTGAGCCGGGCCAGTGGGGGTGCCGAGAGCAAGAGGAAGCAA AGTAAAGACGGCGAGATCAAGAAGGCAGGCTCTGATG GTGACATTATGGACAGTTCCACAGAGACCCCTCCCATCTCAATCAAGTCCCGTACCCACTCTGTGTCTGCTG ATCCCTCATGCAGACCTGGGCCAGGAGGCCAGGGGCCTGAGTCTGCCACCTGGAAGACATTGGGACAGCAGCTGAATGCAGAGCTCAGAGGCCGTGGTTGGGGCCAACAGGATGGTCCAGGGCCCCCCTCCCCATGTCCCAGCCCAAGTCCCCGAAGAACCAGCCCCGCCCCAGACATCCTGAGTCTCCCAGAGGACCCCTGCTTGGGCCCTAGGAATGAAG AACGGCCCCTCCGGCTGCAGCGCTCCCCTGTCCTCAAGCGTAGGCCGAAGCTCGAGGCACCCCCATCCCCAAGCTTAGGTGAGAGTGGGCACGGGCCAGCTGGGATGCTGATACGACTGCTCAGTACAAGCCTAGCATTGTTTCTCTCCATAACCCTTCACAGGCTCTGGCCTTGGATCCAAGCCTCTTCCTCCGTACCCCACAGAACCCTCCAGCCCTGA
- the Carmil2 gene encoding capping protein, Arp2/3 and myosin-I linker protein 2 isoform X2, translating into MAQTPDDISCELRGEITRFLWPKEAELLLKTWLPQEGAEQSHILALLRWRAYLLHTCLPLRVDCTFSYLEVQAMALQETPPRVTFELESLPELVLEFPCVAALEQLAQHVAAAIKKVFPRSTLGKLFRKPTPSSLLARLERSHPLESTIPSSPCGGFLETYEALCDYNGFPFREEIQWVRDVDTIYHRQGCRHFCLGDFSHFGSRDLALSVAALSYNLWFRRLSCEDMKLSLEVSEQILHMTSQSSYLEELVLEACGLRGDFVRRLAQALAGHFNSGLRELSLSGNLLDDRGMAALSRHLEHCPGALRRLSLAQTGLTPRGMRALGRALATNATFDSTLTHLDLSGNPGALGPSQDSGGLYTFLSRPNVLAYLNLAGTDATLGTLFTALAGGCCSSLTHLEASRNIFSRMKSQAAPAALQRFLGGTRMLRHLGLAGCKLPPEALRALLEGLALNTQIHDLHLDLSACELRSVGAQVIQDLVCDAGALSSLDLSDNGFGSDMVTLVLAIGRSRSLKHVALGRNFNVRCKETLDDVLHRIAQLMQDDDCPLQSLSVAESRLKQGASILIRALGTNPKLTALDISGNAIGDAGAKMLAKALRVNTRLRSVIWDRNNTSALGLLDVAQALEQNHSLKSMPLPLNDVTQAHRSRPELTTRAVHQIQACLWRNNQVDSTSDLKPCLQPLGLISDHSEQEVNELCQSVQEHMELLGCGAGPQGEVAVHQAEDAIQNANFSLSILPILYEAGRSPSHHWQLQQKLESLLGQVGEICRQDIQDFTQTTLDTTRSLCPQMLQTPGWRKQLEGVLVGSGGLPELLPEHLLQDAFSRLRDMRLSITGTLAESIVAQALAGLHAARDRLVERLTQQAPVTMAPAVPPLGGNELSPLETGGLEELFFPTEKEEEREKDESSSWKWLEPSNCFHLVSSLHGAAEEAERDPELAAPGEDAEPQAGPSARGSPSPAAPGPPAGPLPRMDLPPAGQPLRHPTRARPRPRRQHHHRPPPGGPQVPPALLQEGNGLTARVDEGVEEFFSKRLIQQDHFWAPEEDPATEGGATPVPRTLRKKLGTLFAFKKPRSTRGPRPDLETSPGAAARARKSTLGDLLRPPARPGRGEEPGGAEGGTSSPDPARRNRPRYTRESKAYSMILLPAEEEAAVGTRPDKRRPLERGDTELAPSFEQRVQVMLQRIGVSRASGGAESKRKQSKDGEIKKAGSDGDIMDSSTETPPISIKSRTHSVSADPSCRPGPGGQGPESATWKTLGQQLNAELRGRGWGQQDGPGPPSPCPSPSPRRTSPAPDILSLPEDPCLGPRNEDGQLRPRPLSAGRRAVSVHEDQLQAPAERPLRLQRSPVLKRRPKLEAPPSPSLGSGLGSKPLPPYPTEPSSPERSPPSPATDQRGGGPNP; encoded by the exons GAAGCTATTCCGGAAGCCCACACCCTCGTCTCTGCTGGCTCGACTGGAGAGAAGCCATCCCTTAGAGTCCACCATACCCAGCAGTCCGTGCG GTGGCTTCTTGGAAACATACGAAGCTCTGTGCGATTACAATGGCTTCCCATTCCGAGAGGAGATTCAGTGGGTGAGG GATGTGGACACTATCTACCATCGCCAGGGCTGCCGCCACTTCTGCCTTGGAGATTTCAGCCACTTTGGCAGCCG AGACCTGGCTTTGAGTGTAGCTGCCTTATCTTATAACCTGTGGTTCCGGCGCCTCTCCTGCGAGGACATGAAGCTG AGCCTGGAGGTCTCAGAACAGATTCTGCACATGACGAGTCAATCTTCCTATTTGGAGGAGCTGGTGTTGGAGGCTTGTGGTCTGCGAGG AGACTTCGTTAGGCGACTAGCCCAGGCCCTGGCAGGACATTTTAATTCTGGACTTCGGGAGCTCAGCCTGTCTGGGAACTTGCTGGATGACAGAG GTATGGCTGCACTCAGCAGACACCTAGAGCATTGTCCAGGAGCCTTGAGGAGACTCAGCCTAGCACAGACAGGCTTGACACCTCGAG GAATGAGAGCTCTAGGCAGGGCACTGGCAACGAATGCCACCTTTGACTCTACCCTGACCCACCTGGATCTTTCTGGGAACCCTGGGGCACTGGGACCCTCACAGGATAGTGGG GGCCTGTATACTTTCCTGAGCCGTCCTAACGTCCTGGCGTATTTGAATCTTGCAGGCACTGACGCCACGCTAGGCACG CTCTTCACGGCCTTAGCTGGTGGCTGCTGCTCCAGCCTCACCCATCTGGAAGCTTCAAGGAATATCTTCTCTCGCAT GAAGTCCCAAGCGGCACCAGCCGCGCTGCAACGCTTCCTTGGCGGTACCAGGATGCTACGGCACCTGGGCCTGGCGGGCTGCAAGCTGCCACCTGAAGCGCTCAG GGCCCTTCTAGAAGGTCTTGCACTCAACACTCAGATCCATGATCTGCACCTAGACCTCAGCGCGTGTGAG CTCCGCTCCGTGGGTGCCCAGGTGATACAAGACTTGGTTTGTGATGCGGGTGCCTTGAGTTCCTTGGATCTGTCGGATAATG GCTTTGGCTCCGACATGGTGACACTGGTGCTTGCCATCGGGAGGAGCCGGTCTCTGAAACACGTGGCCCTTGGAAGGAACTTCAACGTTCGGTGCAA GGAGACCCTGGACGATGTCCTGCATCGGATAGCCCAGCTAATGCAGGATGACGACTGT CCTTTGCAGTCACTATCCGTGGCTGAGTCGCGGTTGAAGCAGGGTGCCAGCATCCTGATCCGGGCTTTGGGCACCAATCCTAAACTGACAGCGCTGGATATCAGTGGCAATGCCATAGGGGATGCTGGGGCCAAGATGCTAGCCAAGGCTCTACGCGTCAACACCAGGCTACG GTCTGTGATCTGGGACCGGAACAACACATCTGCTCTGGGCCTGCTGGATGTGGCGCAAGCCCTGGAACAGAACCACAGCCTCAAGTCCATGCCGCTGCCACTGAATGACGTAACCCAGGCTCATCGCAGCCGGCCAGAACTCACAACTCGAGCGGTCCATCAG ATCCAAGCCTGTCTCTGGAGGAACAACCAAGTAGACTCTACTTCGGACCTCAAGCCCTGCCTTCAGCCCTTAGGTCTGATTTCAGACCACTCAGAGCAG GAGGTGAACGAGCTATGCCAGTCAGTACAGGAGCATATGGAGCTGCTGGGCTGTGGGGCTGGGCCCCAGGGTGAGGTTGCCGTGCACCAGGCTGAGGACGCCATCCAGAATGCCAACTTCTCTCTCAGT ATCCTCCCCATTCTCTATGAGGCTGGGAGATCCCCAAGCCACCACTGGCAGCTGCAGCAGAAGCTAGAGAGCCTCCTGGGTCAGGTGGGCGAGATCTGCCGCCAGGACATCCAG GACTTCACTCAGACCACCCTGGATACCACAAGGAGCCTCTGCCCACAGATGTTGCAGACACCTGGCTGGAGGAAGCAGCTAGAGGGAGTTCTGGTGGGCTCCGGGGGCCTCCCAGAGCTGCTTCCGGAACATCTGCTGCAAGATGCCTTCTCTAGGCTGAG GGACATGCGCCTGTCAATCACTGGGACCCTAGCAGAGAGCATTGTGGCTCAGGCTCTTGCAGGTCTTCATGCAGCCCGAGATCGACTG GTGGAGAGGCTAACTCAGCAGGCACCAGTGACCATGGCCCCTGCTGTACCACCACTGGGTGGAAATGAGCTCAGCCCCCTTGAGACTGGGGGATTGGAAGAGCTTTTCTTTCCCacggagaaggaagaggagagagaaaag GATGAGAGTTCTTCATGGAAATGGCTTGAGCCTAGTAACTGTTTTCACCTGGTCTCCTCCCTTCATG GTGCTGCTGAGGAAGCGGAACGGGACCCCGAGCTGGCAGCTCCGGGGGAAGATGCAGAGCCGCAGGCTGGGCCGTCTGCACGCGGCTCTCCAAGCCCCGCCGCCCCGGGGCCACCCGCCGGCCCTCTGCCTCGCATGGACCTGCCACCCGCCGGGCAACCCCTACGCCACCCAACCCGAGCCCGACCGAGACCACGTCGCCagcaccaccaccgcccgccGCCGGGGGGCCCCCAG GTGCCCCCAGCCCTGCTTCAAGAAGGAAATGGGCTCACTGCTCGCGTGGATGAGGGTGTGGAGGAGTTCTTCTCCAAAAGGCTGATCCAGCAGGATCACTT CTGGGCCCCAGAGGAGGATCCAGCCACTGAGGGTGGTGCCACTCCTGTCCCCCGCACACTTCGAAAGAAGCTGGGTACGCTCTTTGCCTTTAAGAAACCTCGTTCAACAAGGGGTCCGCGACCTGACCTGGAGACCAGCCCTGGAGCAGCAGCTCGAGCCAGAAAATCCACACTTGGGGATCTCCTGCGACCACCGGCCCGTCCAGGCCGTGGTGAGGAACCTGGAGGGGCGGAAGGCGGCACCAGCAGCCCTGACCCTGCTCGCAGAAATCGGCCTCGGTACACGCGGGAAAGCAAGGCCTACTCCATGATCCTGCTACCTGCTGAGGAGGAAGCAGCCGTGGGTACCAGACCTGATAAG AGGCGGCCTCTGGAACGGGGAGACACAGAACTGGCTCCATCTTTTGAGCAGCGGGTACAAGTGATGCTACAGAGGATCGGCGTGAGCCGGGCCAGTGGGGGTGCCGAGAGCAAGAGGAAGCAA AGTAAAGACGGCGAGATCAAGAAGGCAGGCTCTGATG GTGACATTATGGACAGTTCCACAGAGACCCCTCCCATCTCAATCAAGTCCCGTACCCACTCTGTGTCTGCTG ATCCCTCATGCAGACCTGGGCCAGGAGGCCAGGGGCCTGAGTCTGCCACCTGGAAGACATTGGGACAGCAGCTGAATGCAGAGCTCAGAGGCCGTGGTTGGGGCCAACAGGATGGTCCAGGGCCCCCCTCCCCATGTCCCAGCCCAAGTCCCCGAAGAACCAGCCCCGCCCCAGACATCCTGAGTCTCCCAGAGGACCCCTGCTTGGGCCCTAGGAATGAAG ATGGCCAGCTGAGGCCGAGGCCTCTTTCGGCAGGCCGGCGAGCAGTGTCTGTGCATGAGGACCAGCTCCAGGCCCCCGCGG AACGGCCCCTCCGGCTGCAGCGCTCCCCTGTCCTCAAGCGTAGGCCGAAGCTCGAGGCACCCCCATCCCCAAGCTTAG GCTCTGGCCTTGGATCCAAGCCTCTTCCTCCGTACCCCACAGAACCCTCCAGCCCTGAGCGgagccctccctccccagccacAGACCAAAGAGGCGGCGGCCCCAACCCCTGA